The Triticum aestivum cultivar Chinese Spring chromosome 3A, IWGSC CS RefSeq v2.1, whole genome shotgun sequence genome includes a region encoding these proteins:
- the LOC123061761 gene encoding anoctamin-like protein Os01g0706700 isoform X2: MGILGRAASEMQMKKLTYIGMELQFEWEQVAAFVRQPDGSLFSWRERFTCFRYLIYGIVNKTNSEISLKFDDKEFYWKQNESLLRRLEDEGVVKLVFPLHEEVKRKQLLRNWALNWHDFTWQPIDEVYSYFGTKIATYFAFLGMYTRWLFFPAVSGLATQLIDFGSFQWLVLPAFFIFVISWAVFFLQFWKRKNSALLARWGINYSFAEYKASANELEPIRHYLSIERVDEKNFDDAPAEKRRLQRNEWSGVLLRIRNNAIIVLGIICLQLPFELAYAHLYEKTETEALRYVLTALYLVAIQYYTRIGGKVSVILIKYENNQGEQSSADSLIYKVFGLYFMQSYIGLFYHASLYRDILTLRKVLIQRLVVSQVLENLIENSIPYLKYSYKKYSAVHKKRQERESPSGKSVRLSTRVEKEYLKPSYTASIGEELEDGLFDDFLELALQFGMIMMFACAFPLIFCFAALNNATEIRADALKLLVMLKRPVPRAAATIGAWLNIFQFLIVMAICTNCLLLVCLYDEEGKWRIEPGLAAILIMEHALLLVKFGFSHFVPEEPAWVRANRVRYVAQAQTVCSQQLLRSISKLDRKWE; this comes from the exons ATGGGGATTCTGGGCAGAGCCGCTTCTGAGATGCAGATGAAGAAGCTTACCTACATCG GAATGGAGCTGCAGTTTGAATGGGAACAGGTGGCAGCATTCGTCAGGCAGCCTGATGGTTCCCTCTTTAGCTGGCGAGAGCGGTTTACCTGTTTCCGCTACTTGATATATGGCATT GTGAACAAGACCAACTCTGAAATATCTCTCAAATTTGACGATAAAGAGTTCTATTGGAAACAAAACGAGTCACTATTGCGTAGGCTTGAAGATGAAGGAGTTGTAAAGCTAGTCTTCCCTTTGCATG AGGAAGTTAAAAGGAAACAGCTCCTGAGAAATTGGGCACTTAACTGGCATGACTTCACATGGCAACCTATTGATGAAGTTTACTCCTATTTTGGAACCAAG ATTGCAACATACTTTGCTTTCCTAGGAATGTATACGCGTTGGCTATTCTTTCCAGCCGTATCTGGATTGGCCACTCAGCTTATAGATTTTGG GTCATTCCAGTGGCTGGTTCTTCCTGCTTTCTTTATCTTCGTGATTTCTTGGGCTGTCTTCTTTTTGCAATTTTGGAAAAGGAAGAATTCAGCACTTCTTGCTAG ATGGGGCATTAATTATTCATTTGCTGAATACAAAGCTTCGGCCAACGAACTGGAACCAATAAGGCATTATCTTTCTATTGAGCGTGTGGACGAAAAGAATTTTGATGATGCGCCTGCTGAGAAAAGGAGATTGCAAAGAAATGAGTGGTCTGGTGTCCTTCTAAGAATTAGGAACAATGCGATTATTGTTCTGGGTATTATTTGTCTTCAGCTGCCATTTGAGTTGGCCTATGCTCATTTGTATGAAAAAACTGAAACTGAGGCGCTGAG GTATGTCTTGACTGCACTATATCTTGTTGCAATTCAGTATTATACAAGGATTGGTGGAAAGGTGTCTGTCATTCTAATAAAGTATGAAAACAACCAAGGAGAACAGTCTAGTGCTGATAGTTTGATTTATAAG GTTTTCGGTCTATACTTTATGCAATCATATATTGGGTTATTTTACCATGCATCCCTTTATCGTGATATTTTGACACTCCGGAAAGTCCTTATTCAACGTCTAGTCGTGTCTCAG GTGTTGGAAAATCTGATTGAGAATTCTATTCCTTATCTCAAATACAGCTACAAGAAGTACAGTGCTGTTCA CAAGAAAAGACAAGAGAGAGAATCACCATCAGGGAAGTCAGTTCGATTATCAACAAGAGTGGAGAAAGAATATTTAAAACCCTCTTATACTGCAAGCATTGGAGAAGAGCTCGAAGATGGTCTGTTTGATG ATTTTCTTGAGCTAGCTCTTCAGTTTGGGATGATCATGATGTTTGCTTGCGCCTTTCCATTGATATTCTGCTTTGCTGCTCTG AACAATGCAACTGAAATAAGAGCGGACGCATTGAAGTTGTTAGTCATGTTGAAAAGACCTGTTCCCCGTGCTGCAGCTACAATTGGAGCGTGGTTGAACATATTCCAG TTCCTGATCGTAATGGCAATCTGCACCAACTGCTTGCTTCTTGTTTGTCTATATGATGAGGAGGGTAAATGGCGGATTGAGCCAGGACTCGCGGCAATCCTTATAATGGAGCATGCTCTCCTCTTAGTCAAGTTTGGCTTCTCGCACTTTGTCCCTGAG GAGCCTGCATGGGTGAGAGCAAATCGAGTGCGGTATGTAGCTCAGGCACAGACTGTCTGCTCTCAACAACTATTGAGGAGCATTTCAAAACTTGATAGGAAATGGGAGTGA
- the LOC123061761 gene encoding anoctamin-like protein Os01g0706700 isoform X1, with translation MRRGGGGGGGGGDGGDGGGMEEATDFEVGIVVPKLSRSAAGEDCVASLVRELEGAGLLVERVRGVPAEFIKLSAPMGILGRAASEMQMKKLTYIGMELQFEWEQVAAFVRQPDGSLFSWRERFTCFRYLIYGIVNKTNSEISLKFDDKEFYWKQNESLLRRLEDEGVVKLVFPLHEEVKRKQLLRNWALNWHDFTWQPIDEVYSYFGTKIATYFAFLGMYTRWLFFPAVSGLATQLIDFGSFQWLVLPAFFIFVISWAVFFLQFWKRKNSALLARWGINYSFAEYKASANELEPIRHYLSIERVDEKNFDDAPAEKRRLQRNEWSGVLLRIRNNAIIVLGIICLQLPFELAYAHLYEKTETEALRYVLTALYLVAIQYYTRIGGKVSVILIKYENNQGEQSSADSLIYKVFGLYFMQSYIGLFYHASLYRDILTLRKVLIQRLVVSQVLENLIENSIPYLKYSYKKYSAVHKKRQERESPSGKSVRLSTRVEKEYLKPSYTASIGEELEDGLFDDFLELALQFGMIMMFACAFPLIFCFAALNNATEIRADALKLLVMLKRPVPRAAATIGAWLNIFQFLIVMAICTNCLLLVCLYDEEGKWRIEPGLAAILIMEHALLLVKFGFSHFVPEEPAWVRANRVRYVAQAQTVCSQQLLRSISKLDRKWE, from the exons ATgcggagagggggagggggagggggagggggaggagatggTGGGGATGGAGGGGGAATGGAGGAGGCCACGGACTTCGAGGTTGGCATCGTCGTGCCCAAGCTCTCGCGCTCCGCGGCGGGAGAGGACTGCGTGGCGAGCCTGGTGCGTGAGCTTGAGGGCGCCGGCCTGCTCGTCGAGCGCGTCCGCGGCGTCCCCGCCGAGTTCATCAAG CTGTCCGCGCCCATGGGGATTCTGGGCAGAGCCGCTTCTGAGATGCAGATGAAGAAGCTTACCTACATCG GAATGGAGCTGCAGTTTGAATGGGAACAGGTGGCAGCATTCGTCAGGCAGCCTGATGGTTCCCTCTTTAGCTGGCGAGAGCGGTTTACCTGTTTCCGCTACTTGATATATGGCATT GTGAACAAGACCAACTCTGAAATATCTCTCAAATTTGACGATAAAGAGTTCTATTGGAAACAAAACGAGTCACTATTGCGTAGGCTTGAAGATGAAGGAGTTGTAAAGCTAGTCTTCCCTTTGCATG AGGAAGTTAAAAGGAAACAGCTCCTGAGAAATTGGGCACTTAACTGGCATGACTTCACATGGCAACCTATTGATGAAGTTTACTCCTATTTTGGAACCAAG ATTGCAACATACTTTGCTTTCCTAGGAATGTATACGCGTTGGCTATTCTTTCCAGCCGTATCTGGATTGGCCACTCAGCTTATAGATTTTGG GTCATTCCAGTGGCTGGTTCTTCCTGCTTTCTTTATCTTCGTGATTTCTTGGGCTGTCTTCTTTTTGCAATTTTGGAAAAGGAAGAATTCAGCACTTCTTGCTAG ATGGGGCATTAATTATTCATTTGCTGAATACAAAGCTTCGGCCAACGAACTGGAACCAATAAGGCATTATCTTTCTATTGAGCGTGTGGACGAAAAGAATTTTGATGATGCGCCTGCTGAGAAAAGGAGATTGCAAAGAAATGAGTGGTCTGGTGTCCTTCTAAGAATTAGGAACAATGCGATTATTGTTCTGGGTATTATTTGTCTTCAGCTGCCATTTGAGTTGGCCTATGCTCATTTGTATGAAAAAACTGAAACTGAGGCGCTGAG GTATGTCTTGACTGCACTATATCTTGTTGCAATTCAGTATTATACAAGGATTGGTGGAAAGGTGTCTGTCATTCTAATAAAGTATGAAAACAACCAAGGAGAACAGTCTAGTGCTGATAGTTTGATTTATAAG GTTTTCGGTCTATACTTTATGCAATCATATATTGGGTTATTTTACCATGCATCCCTTTATCGTGATATTTTGACACTCCGGAAAGTCCTTATTCAACGTCTAGTCGTGTCTCAG GTGTTGGAAAATCTGATTGAGAATTCTATTCCTTATCTCAAATACAGCTACAAGAAGTACAGTGCTGTTCA CAAGAAAAGACAAGAGAGAGAATCACCATCAGGGAAGTCAGTTCGATTATCAACAAGAGTGGAGAAAGAATATTTAAAACCCTCTTATACTGCAAGCATTGGAGAAGAGCTCGAAGATGGTCTGTTTGATG ATTTTCTTGAGCTAGCTCTTCAGTTTGGGATGATCATGATGTTTGCTTGCGCCTTTCCATTGATATTCTGCTTTGCTGCTCTG AACAATGCAACTGAAATAAGAGCGGACGCATTGAAGTTGTTAGTCATGTTGAAAAGACCTGTTCCCCGTGCTGCAGCTACAATTGGAGCGTGGTTGAACATATTCCAG TTCCTGATCGTAATGGCAATCTGCACCAACTGCTTGCTTCTTGTTTGTCTATATGATGAGGAGGGTAAATGGCGGATTGAGCCAGGACTCGCGGCAATCCTTATAATGGAGCATGCTCTCCTCTTAGTCAAGTTTGGCTTCTCGCACTTTGTCCCTGAG GAGCCTGCATGGGTGAGAGCAAATCGAGTGCGGTATGTAGCTCAGGCACAGACTGTCTGCTCTCAACAACTATTGAGGAGCATTTCAAAACTTGATAGGAAATGGGAGTGA